A genomic region of Lachnoclostridium edouardi contains the following coding sequences:
- a CDS encoding nickel pincer cofactor-dependent isomerase, group 22, giving the protein MKSVVSGLVENVAIPRMFQVRQVFSTEKIEAENIRRIMYEQMEQEKFASQIHPGMTVAITVGSRQIANILIITKTIVDFVKEKGGKPFIVAAMGSHGGATEEGQREILINYGVTEESMGCPVKCNMETVKIGTNEEGMDVLIGKDAAEADGIIVNCRVKPHTCFRGPYESGIMKMMTIGLGKQAGADVCHAAGFGQMAKYVPMFGKAILKHANILFSVAVLENAYDETAKIAVVNHDEIEEQEPALLEEAKSLLPQILVPECDVLICDVIGKNFSGSGMDPNITGTFVTPYASGGLKSQRVAILDLSKESHHSGCGMGMAHATTRRFFDKVDFDLTYPNLITSTVVENARVPMVMKNDKEAIQVCIRTCTGIDKDHVRIVRIANSLKIEHIMLSEAYYEEVKNHPNLIIETEPEKMKFDSEGALIGLGKIG; this is encoded by the coding sequence ATGAAAAGCGTTGTATCAGGCTTGGTGGAAAATGTAGCCATTCCCCGTATGTTTCAGGTAAGACAAGTATTTTCCACTGAAAAGATTGAGGCGGAGAATATACGCCGTATCATGTATGAGCAGATGGAGCAGGAAAAATTTGCTTCTCAGATTCACCCTGGAATGACTGTGGCTATTACAGTAGGCAGCCGTCAGATTGCAAACATATTAATCATCACAAAAACCATTGTGGATTTTGTAAAGGAAAAAGGCGGAAAGCCTTTTATTGTGGCCGCCATGGGAAGCCACGGGGGAGCTACAGAAGAAGGACAGAGAGAAATTTTAATAAACTATGGGGTCACAGAGGAATCTATGGGCTGCCCTGTAAAGTGCAACATGGAAACTGTAAAGATCGGCACCAATGAAGAAGGAATGGACGTGCTTATTGGGAAAGATGCGGCTGAAGCTGACGGAATCATTGTAAATTGCCGTGTAAAGCCTCACACATGCTTCAGAGGCCCCTATGAAAGCGGCATTATGAAAATGATGACCATAGGCTTAGGAAAGCAGGCGGGAGCGGATGTGTGCCATGCTGCAGGCTTTGGTCAGATGGCAAAGTACGTGCCTATGTTTGGAAAAGCAATTTTAAAACATGCCAACATTTTATTCTCTGTGGCAGTGTTAGAAAACGCCTATGACGAAACAGCCAAAATAGCAGTAGTAAATCACGATGAAATAGAAGAGCAGGAACCAGCTCTTTTAGAGGAAGCAAAAAGTCTTCTGCCTCAGATTTTAGTGCCGGAGTGCGACGTGCTGATCTGCGATGTAATCGGAAAGAATTTCAGCGGCAGCGGTATGGACCCTAATATAACAGGAACTTTTGTAACTCCTTACGCTTCAGGCGGCTTAAAATCCCAGAGAGTAGCTATTTTAGATTTAAGTAAGGAAAGTCACCACAGCGGCTGCGGAATGGGTATGGCTCACGCAACCACCAGAAGATTTTTTGATAAAGTAGATTTTGACTTAACCTACCCTAATTTAATTACATCTACAGTAGTGGAAAACGCAAGAGTTCCTATGGTAATGAAAAATGACAAGGAAGCCATTCAGGTGTGTATCCGCACCTGTACGGGTATTGACAAGGATCACGTGCGGATTGTACGCATCGCCAACAGCTTAAAAATTGAGCATATTATGCTTTCTGAGGCTTATTATGAAGAGGTGAAAAATCATCCGAATCTGATAATTGAAACTGAGCCGGAGAAAATGAAGTTCGATTCAGAGGGAGCTTTAATCGGTTTAGGAAAAATCGGCTGA
- a CDS encoding tripartite tricarboxylate transporter substrate binding protein — MKKKILATLLAGTMALSLAACGGSGSGSTTAAANNAASGEASEGGDAAASGWKPEGTVSIIVPAGAGGDTDLSARVFAQHAKEKTGVDFIVVNSNGAAGSVAANQVLEAAPDGMTVLYGHALVNVANVAGVTDYNYSAFKIGPSFALEPAQQLYVFSDKYADMDAFIEAAKAAPGQLKACTEVGAYTYYELLGFQEAAGIELDLVDAGSTSDKIAAMLSGQIDLMPGPYVNCKDYLEAGQFTCIGVPTDERSELLGDVPTLKEQGIDFSYPNQEFSFYFPKETPDEVIAWYDELTKSIVESEEGQQGLADLQMLPNYLSPADTEKVEEDTYNTIKDIADRLAK; from the coding sequence ATGAAAAAGAAAATTCTGGCAACACTTTTAGCTGGAACAATGGCACTGAGCTTAGCAGCATGTGGAGGCTCTGGATCAGGCAGCACAACTGCAGCTGCTAACAACGCAGCAAGCGGGGAAGCTTCAGAGGGCGGAGATGCAGCGGCAAGCGGATGGAAGCCAGAGGGAACTGTTTCCATTATTGTACCTGCAGGAGCAGGCGGAGACACAGACCTTTCTGCACGTGTTTTTGCTCAGCACGCAAAGGAAAAAACAGGAGTTGACTTTATTGTTGTAAACTCCAACGGCGCAGCTGGTTCTGTAGCTGCAAACCAGGTATTAGAGGCAGCTCCAGACGGAATGACAGTACTTTACGGACATGCTCTTGTAAACGTAGCAAATGTAGCAGGCGTTACAGACTACAACTACTCTGCATTTAAGATTGGACCAAGCTTTGCTTTAGAGCCAGCACAGCAGCTTTATGTATTCTCTGACAAATATGCAGATATGGACGCATTTATTGAGGCGGCAAAGGCAGCTCCAGGTCAGTTAAAGGCTTGTACAGAGGTAGGCGCTTATACATACTATGAACTTCTTGGATTCCAGGAAGCAGCAGGTATTGAGCTGGATTTAGTAGACGCAGGCTCCACATCTGATAAGATTGCAGCTATGCTTTCCGGACAGATCGACCTTATGCCTGGCCCGTACGTAAACTGCAAAGATTATCTTGAGGCTGGACAGTTTACATGTATCGGCGTTCCTACAGATGAAAGATCTGAGCTTCTTGGAGACGTTCCTACATTAAAAGAGCAGGGAATTGATTTCTCTTATCCAAACCAGGAGTTCTCTTTCTACTTCCCTAAGGAAACACCAGACGAAGTAATTGCATGGTATGATGAATTAACAAAGAGCATTGTTGAAAGTGAAGAAGGACAGCAGGGACTGGCTGATCTTCAGATGCTTCCAAACTATTTAAGCCCTGCAGATACAGAGAAGGTAGAAGAAGATACTTATAACACAATTAAGGACATTGCAGACAGATTAGCAAAATAA
- a CDS encoding tripartite tricarboxylate transporter permease → MQALALLGNAFVGICTPASLAMMVAGVAIGIVFGSIPGLSASMAVALMLPLTFSMTPSMGLNTLVAVYIGGISGGLISAILLNMPGTASSIATCFDGHPMAKNGEAMKALGLGIVFSFLGSVFSFIILTFCAPMLAAVALKFTPAENFGICFFALTMVAILSSGNMIRGVLAGMLGLIFALVGMAPIDGTPRFTFGASSLMAGFDTLPTLIGIFAISDILITAESMGSGKMETLTVKKVKGFGFSMKEFVYHLPNFLRSSLIGTGIGILPGIGGSTSGMLAYVTAKNMSKHPEEFGKGCPDGIVATESANNATIGGAMIPLLVLGIPGDGVTAMMLGGFLIHGLSAGPLLFVKNADVVYGIFAACMVCAFIMLIVEWTCIKGFVQVLKVPKHILLPLILVLCCVGAYATNNRIFDVQSVLIFGIVGYLYHKLSLPTTPFVLCFLIGEMLETYLRRGIMQYKSFGAFFKRPIFDAFFFIAIGVLIWSLYKEYKTYLKRKQNMA, encoded by the coding sequence ATGCAGGCATTAGCACTTTTAGGAAACGCATTTGTTGGTATTTGTACGCCCGCTTCCCTGGCTATGATGGTAGCGGGAGTAGCGATTGGTATTGTATTTGGCTCCATTCCAGGTTTGTCAGCCTCCATGGCGGTAGCTCTTATGCTGCCTTTAACATTTAGTATGACGCCGTCTATGGGTCTTAACACATTAGTAGCTGTTTACATAGGCGGCATTTCAGGCGGTCTTATTTCCGCCATCCTGTTAAATATGCCAGGTACGGCTTCCTCTATTGCAACCTGTTTTGACGGTCATCCTATGGCGAAAAACGGAGAGGCAATGAAGGCCTTAGGTCTTGGAATCGTGTTCTCTTTCCTGGGATCAGTATTCTCTTTTATTATTCTTACATTCTGCGCCCCTATGCTGGCTGCAGTAGCTTTGAAGTTTACACCTGCTGAGAACTTTGGTATTTGTTTCTTTGCTCTTACCATGGTTGCCATTCTTTCCTCAGGAAACATGATCAGAGGCGTGCTGGCAGGTATGCTGGGATTGATTTTTGCTTTAGTAGGTATGGCTCCTATTGACGGAACTCCTCGTTTTACATTTGGAGCTTCCAGTTTAATGGCTGGTTTTGACACACTGCCTACTTTGATCGGTATTTTCGCTATTTCAGATATTTTGATTACTGCTGAAAGTATGGGAAGCGGTAAAATGGAAACCTTAACAGTGAAAAAGGTAAAAGGTTTTGGTTTCAGCATGAAAGAGTTTGTTTATCACCTTCCAAACTTTTTAAGATCTTCCTTAATCGGTACAGGTATTGGTATTCTTCCTGGTATCGGCGGTTCCACTTCCGGTATGCTGGCATATGTAACTGCTAAAAATATGTCTAAACATCCAGAAGAATTTGGTAAAGGCTGTCCAGACGGTATTGTTGCCACAGAGTCTGCAAATAACGCTACAATCGGCGGCGCTATGATTCCTTTGCTGGTACTTGGTATTCCTGGAGACGGCGTAACAGCTATGATGTTAGGTGGTTTCCTGATTCACGGTCTTTCTGCTGGTCCTTTACTTTTCGTAAAAAATGCAGACGTTGTATACGGAATCTTTGCAGCATGTATGGTTTGTGCATTTATTATGCTGATTGTAGAGTGGACATGTATCAAGGGCTTTGTACAGGTATTAAAGGTGCCGAAACACATTCTGCTTCCATTAATTCTGGTACTTTGCTGTGTAGGCGCTTATGCAACTAACAACCGTATTTTCGACGTACAGTCTGTTTTAATCTTCGGTATTGTAGGATACTTATATCACAAGTTAAGCCTTCCTACTACACCATTTGTACTTTGCTTCCTGATTGGAGAAATGCTGGAGACATACCTTCGCCGAGGCATTATGCAGTATAAATCCTTTGGCGCGTTCTTCAAGAGACCAATTTTCGACGCATTCTTCTTCATTGCAATCGGAGTGCTTATATGGTCCTTATACAAAGAATACAAAACTTACCTGAAGAGAAAACAGAATATGGCTTAG
- a CDS encoding tripartite tricarboxylate transporter TctB family protein: MLFKKYGDIITGVFFMVLSGAMMAAAKMLPKSKVMDIGPDFMPMCIGIVTFALAAILTFLNIKNFKLRASEIDPSTIESCDYKRVFSSMILVLIYVFILQPVGFIISTMIYLMFQMLVLSPDDKRGKKNIIQLVVINVVFTMVVFFLFRYGFKIVLPAGIFTINL, encoded by the coding sequence ATGCTTTTCAAAAAGTATGGCGACATCATTACTGGAGTATTTTTTATGGTGCTTTCCGGAGCTATGATGGCTGCTGCTAAAATGCTGCCAAAGTCCAAGGTAATGGACATTGGACCTGATTTTATGCCAATGTGTATTGGTATTGTTACTTTTGCGCTGGCTGCGATTTTAACATTTTTAAACATTAAGAATTTTAAGCTGCGTGCTTCTGAAATTGATCCTTCTACCATTGAATCCTGCGATTACAAACGAGTATTTTCCAGCATGATTCTGGTGCTGATTTATGTATTCATACTTCAGCCAGTAGGATTTATTATCTCCACAATGATTTACCTGATGTTTCAGATGCTGGTGCTTTCTCCAGATGATAAAAGGGGAAAAAAGAATATAATTCAGCTGGTTGTTATTAATGTAGTGTTTACCATGGTAGTATTCTTCTTATTCCGCTACGGATTTAAGATTGTACTTCCTGCAGGTATCTTTACAATTAATTTATAG
- the spoVAE gene encoding stage V sporulation protein AE: MDYIRAFLVGGMICLLVQILMDNTKLMPGRIMVLLVVSGSVLGFLGLYEPFAQWAGAGATVPLLGFGNTLWKGIKEGLENDGVLGLFTGGFTASAVGISGALIFGYLGALIFKPKMKS, from the coding sequence ATGGACTATATTAGAGCATTTCTGGTAGGAGGAATGATTTGCCTGCTGGTTCAAATATTAATGGATAATACAAAGCTGATGCCTGGCCGGATCATGGTGCTTTTAGTGGTTTCCGGTTCTGTGCTGGGATTCTTAGGCCTGTACGAGCCCTTTGCCCAGTGGGCCGGGGCGGGAGCCACAGTGCCTCTTTTAGGTTTTGGAAACACGTTGTGGAAGGGAATAAAAGAAGGACTGGAAAATGACGGTGTACTGGGACTGTTTACAGGAGGCTTCACCGCCAGCGCAGTAGGCATATCAGGGGCCTTAATCTTTGGCTATCTGGGAGCCTTAATCTTCAAGCCGAAAATGAAAAGCTGA
- the spoVAD gene encoding stage V sporulation protein AD, translating to MQMQVGTSSVKFEKEPVILGAASIVGKKEGQGPLAGYFDVVEQDDMFGEKTWEQAESAMQKQAGELAMEKSGVEKQDIRYLFAGDLLGQLIATSFGTMDFQIPFFGLYGACSTMGEALGLASMTIAGGFADKVMAAASSHFATAEKQFRFPLGYGNQRPFSSTWTVTGCGAAVLADPAKLSANESKGVIAKITGITTGKIVDMGAQDSMNMGAAMAPAAVDTINRNLVDNNREAAYYDKIITGDLGEVGRTILLDFMKQGGRDLEKIYMDCGIEIYDKNSQDTHAGGSGCGCSAVTLCGYILKQIQEKRWKRVLFVPTGALLSTVSFNEGQSIPGIAHAVEIEGV from the coding sequence ATACAGATGCAGGTTGGAACATCCAGTGTAAAGTTTGAAAAAGAGCCTGTAATTTTAGGGGCTGCCTCTATTGTAGGCAAAAAAGAGGGCCAGGGTCCTTTGGCCGGGTATTTTGACGTGGTGGAGCAGGACGATATGTTTGGGGAGAAAACCTGGGAGCAGGCGGAAAGCGCTATGCAGAAGCAGGCGGGAGAGCTGGCCATGGAAAAAAGCGGGGTGGAAAAGCAGGACATCAGGTATTTATTTGCCGGAGACTTGCTGGGACAGCTGATTGCCACTTCTTTTGGAACCATGGATTTTCAAATCCCGTTTTTCGGTCTTTACGGCGCCTGTTCCACCATGGGGGAGGCTTTAGGCCTGGCTTCTATGACCATTGCCGGCGGATTTGCAGACAAGGTTATGGCCGCCGCCTCCAGTCATTTTGCCACTGCTGAAAAACAGTTCCGTTTTCCTTTAGGATATGGAAATCAAAGACCGTTTTCCTCCACCTGGACAGTTACCGGCTGCGGAGCGGCAGTTTTAGCAGATCCTGCCAAGCTGTCCGCCAATGAAAGCAAAGGCGTCATAGCTAAAATTACAGGAATCACCACGGGAAAAATTGTGGACATGGGAGCCCAGGATTCAATGAATATGGGAGCCGCCATGGCCCCTGCCGCAGTTGACACTATTAATAGAAATCTGGTGGACAACAACAGAGAGGCTGCATATTATGACAAGATTATTACAGGCGATCTGGGAGAAGTAGGGAGAACAATTCTTTTAGACTTTATGAAGCAGGGCGGAAGAGACCTGGAGAAAATATATATGGATTGCGGAATTGAAATCTATGATAAAAACAGTCAGGATACTCACGCCGGCGGAAGCGGCTGCGGCTGTTCTGCCGTAACCTTGTGCGGGTATATTTTAAAACAAATACAGGAAAAAAGGTGGAAGAGGGTTTTATTTGTTCCTACAGGGGCCCTTCTTTCTACTGTCAGCTTCAATGAAGGCCAAAGCATTCCGGGAATCGCCCACGCCGTAGAAATTGAAGGTGTTTAA
- a CDS encoding SpoVA/SpoVAEb family sporulation membrane protein has protein sequence MEANKKLYESYVKQITPVHNKWLNLLWAFLIGGLICTLGQGILNMLMARGLDKDTAAGWETLILIGLSVLATGMNLYPKLVKFAGAGALVPITGFANSVAAPATEFKVEGNVFGTGCKIFTIAGPVILYGIFTSWLLGIIYLIWQKFAV, from the coding sequence TTGGAAGCAAATAAAAAACTATATGAGTCCTATGTAAAGCAGATAACTCCGGTACACAATAAGTGGCTGAATCTTTTATGGGCCTTTTTAATCGGAGGCTTAATCTGTACTTTGGGACAGGGGATTTTAAATATGCTAATGGCAAGAGGCCTGGATAAGGATACGGCTGCCGGGTGGGAAACATTAATTCTCATTGGCCTCAGCGTTTTAGCTACAGGTATGAATCTGTACCCTAAGCTGGTAAAATTTGCAGGAGCAGGAGCCCTGGTGCCTATTACAGGATTTGCCAATTCTGTAGCCGCCCCTGCCACAGAATTTAAAGTAGAGGGAAATGTTTTCGGCACAGGCTGCAAGATCTTTACTATTGCAGGGCCGGTAATATTATACGGCATATTTACAAGCTGGCTGTTGGGAATTATTTATCTGATATGGCAGAAGTTCGCTGTGTAA
- a CDS encoding stage V sporulation protein AB produces the protein MMLLKYLVLIFAGLSAGGVIAAGVFAFLAIIGVYPRLIGRTHTNSHILLYETIIIIGGILGNISDIYEIPFHIPGQWLSNAFLLVCGLSVGIFVGCLVMSLAETLKALPVISRRIHLAVGLQYLILSIGAGKLTGALIYFAKGFGG, from the coding sequence TTGATGTTACTTAAATATCTGGTGCTGATTTTTGCCGGCCTGTCTGCAGGCGGAGTAATCGCAGCCGGGGTATTTGCTTTTTTGGCCATTATCGGCGTATATCCCCGGCTTATTGGCAGAACTCACACAAACAGCCATATTCTCCTTTATGAGACCATTATTATTATAGGGGGAATACTGGGAAATATTTCAGATATTTACGAAATTCCCTTTCACATACCAGGACAATGGCTGTCAAACGCATTTTTACTGGTATGCGGGCTGTCTGTGGGAATTTTTGTAGGATGTCTTGTTATGTCCTTAGCCGAAACATTAAAAGCTCTTCCTGTTATCAGCAGAAGAATTCACCTGGCCGTAGGCCTGCAGTATTTAATTTTGTCCATCGGCGCAGGAAAGCTTACAGGAGCCTTAATTTATTTTGCCAAAGGCTTTGGCGGGTAA
- a CDS encoding stage V sporulation protein AA — protein MSSQKTLYLNVSQITEVRNKDVFLKDIAKIYCDDRNIENRVNAMKVKAIRLDKNRRYMENVLDIIQDIQKQFPDLQINNIGEVDYIIDYHVPHKPRRTWEWIKTIFVCLLCFFGAAFAIMTFNNDVNVTDVFSEIYLLVTGKESNGFTVLEVSYSVGLALGIIGFFNHFAKYKINTDPTPLEVEMRLYEDNVSKTLIQNAGRKESDIDVT, from the coding sequence ATGAGCAGTCAAAAAACATTGTATCTGAACGTCAGTCAGATAACAGAGGTGCGGAACAAGGATGTGTTTTTAAAAGACATTGCAAAAATTTACTGCGATGACAGAAACATTGAAAACCGCGTCAATGCCATGAAGGTAAAGGCCATTCGTTTAGATAAAAACAGAAGATATATGGAAAATGTGCTGGATATTATACAGGACATTCAGAAGCAGTTTCCAGATCTGCAGATTAATAATATAGGAGAGGTAGATTATATTATTGATTATCATGTGCCTCACAAGCCAAGGAGAACATGGGAGTGGATAAAAACAATATTTGTCTGTTTGCTCTGCTTTTTCGGAGCGGCCTTTGCCATTATGACCTTTAACAATGATGTAAATGTTACAGATGTATTCAGCGAAATTTACCTTCTGGTTACAGGAAAAGAGTCAAATGGATTTACAGTGCTGGAGGTGTCCTACTCTGTAGGCCTGGCTTTAGGGATCATTGGATTTTTTAACCACTTTGCAAAATATAAAATTAATACTGACCCTACGCCTTTAGAGGTGGAAATGCGCCTTTATGAAGATAACGTAAGCAAAACACTGATTCAAAACGCAGGCAGAAAGGAGTCGGATATTGATGTTACTTAA
- a CDS encoding SigF/SigG family RNA polymerase sporulation sigma factor, whose amino-acid sequence MDETIKLIEMAHKGDKNARDRLVMDNVGLIWSIVRRFSGRGYELEDLFQIGSIGLMKAIDKFDLSFDVRFSTYAVPMITGEIKRFLRDDGMIKVSRSIKELGAKAGAARESLSTSLGREPTIDEIAYQLQVSVEEVAASMEAGAEVESLYKSVGGSDEKNICLMDRLEEESSGEEELLNRMVLKELLMSLGEKEREIIVRRYFYNQTQSYIAKDLNISQVQVSRLEKKILKQLREKI is encoded by the coding sequence ATGGATGAGACCATAAAATTAATAGAAATGGCTCACAAAGGGGATAAAAATGCAAGGGACAGGCTGGTAATGGACAATGTAGGCCTGATTTGGAGCATTGTAAGAAGATTTTCAGGCAGAGGATACGAACTGGAGGATTTATTTCAAATTGGAAGTATTGGCTTAATGAAAGCCATAGACAAGTTTGATTTATCATTTGACGTGCGGTTTTCCACATACGCAGTTCCCATGATAACAGGGGAAATTAAACGATTTCTCAGGGACGACGGAATGATCAAGGTCAGCCGCTCCATAAAGGAGCTGGGGGCCAAGGCGGGAGCGGCCAGAGAAAGCCTGTCCACAAGTCTTGGCAGGGAACCTACGATTGACGAAATTGCTTATCAGCTGCAGGTCAGCGTGGAGGAAGTGGCGGCATCTATGGAAGCAGGGGCGGAAGTAGAATCACTTTATAAATCCGTGGGGGGAAGCGATGAAAAAAATATTTGCCTGATGGACAGGCTGGAGGAGGAAAGCAGCGGGGAAGAAGAGCTTTTAAACAGAATGGTTTTAAAAGAGCTTTTAATGTCCTTAGGAGAAAAAGAGCGGGAAATCATTGTGAGAAGATATTTTTATAATCAAACTCAAAGTTATATTGCAAAAGACCTGAATATTTCCCAGGTTCAGGTATCCCGTTTGGAAAAGAAAATTTTGAAACAATTAAGAGAAAAAATTTAG
- the spoIIAB gene encoding anti-sigma F factor: METKKREVLKIEMDSLSKNEEFARVVIAVFMSRLNPTLEEIDDVKTAVSEAVTNAVIHGYKGGEGIIFMEASAWEHTLEISICDKGVGIPDVEKAMEPMYTTDKTGERSGMGFSFMEAFMDEVHVESALGQGTCIAMKKYIGG, translated from the coding sequence GTGGAAACGAAAAAAAGGGAAGTATTAAAAATCGAGATGGACAGTCTTTCTAAAAATGAGGAATTTGCCAGGGTGGTAATCGCAGTATTTATGAGCAGGCTAAATCCTACCCTGGAGGAAATAGACGACGTGAAAACAGCAGTGTCAGAGGCTGTGACAAATGCAGTGATTCACGGCTATAAAGGGGGAGAAGGAATTATTTTTATGGAAGCCTCCGCGTGGGAACACACCTTGGAAATTTCTATTTGTGACAAAGGCGTGGGGATTCCTGATGTGGAAAAGGCTATGGAGCCTATGTACACCACTGACAAAACAGGAGAACGGTCCGGTATGGGTTTTTCCTTTATGGAAGCATTTATGGACGAGGTGCATGTAGAGTCGGCGCTGGGACAAGGTACTTGTATTGCCATGAAAAAATACATAGGAGGTTGA
- a CDS encoding STAS domain-containing protein, with translation MTITQTFTYEAKGTVLIVHLPKELDHHNCRNLKYETDLLLAENFVNKVIFDFSQTVFMDSSGIGVLLNRYKQMAASGGKVAIYGAGPQVNRILSMGGILKLVQLFDTKDDALAS, from the coding sequence ATGACAATAACTCAAACTTTTACTTATGAGGCAAAAGGCACGGTGCTGATTGTCCACCTGCCGAAAGAGCTGGACCACCACAACTGCCGCAACCTAAAATACGAAACAGATCTGCTGCTTGCAGAAAACTTTGTAAACAAGGTGATATTTGACTTTTCTCAGACAGTTTTTATGGATTCCTCAGGAATCGGGGTGCTGCTAAACAGATATAAACAGATGGCGGCCAGCGGAGGAAAGGTGGCCATCTACGGGGCCGGGCCTCAGGTAAACAGAATTCTTTCCATGGGGGGAATTTTAAAGCTGGTACAGCTGTTTGATACAAAGGACGATGCTTTAGCAAGCTAG
- a CDS encoding tetratricopeptide repeat protein, giving the protein MDYYVRRNHQIANSFYNIGLEKAQIRDLTGAAECLKKSLHFNKYQTDARNLLGLIYYEVGEVSDAIVQWVISLNLQPENNRCDYYLDEIQRKPGRLEVASQSVKKYNQALWYAKGGSDDLAVLQLAAVVEDKPNFVKAHLLLAVLYMAHEDYTKAGKSLYKVLQIDKNNPKAQWYMSIVKTNTGRAEIEKRKLHNAFSHKQMQDDDVILPPTYKENTGTQMVINIVIGLVLGVAAFTFLVLPARTKALNVAHNKEIQEYSEMLNSKNLEVDKLTRELSDATEAKQSAETSLEAMADESGGVLNQYSMLAQVLQAYRNDDFNTAVQIYANMDSSQITDEPLQPIIAEIQGDMASEGYQVLADLGDQAAAAGNNQAALDFYAKSLRIKGDNPEVIFNQAMVYKNMNDTDTANQLFGEVIMNYSDSDLAERAKTERGY; this is encoded by the coding sequence ATGGATTATTATGTAAGAAGAAACCACCAGATTGCAAACAGCTTTTACAATATTGGTCTGGAGAAGGCTCAGATCAGGGACCTGACAGGAGCCGCAGAATGCCTGAAGAAAAGCCTTCATTTTAACAAGTATCAGACAGACGCCAGAAATCTGCTGGGACTGATCTATTATGAAGTAGGCGAGGTATCGGACGCCATTGTCCAGTGGGTAATCAGTTTAAACCTGCAGCCGGAAAATAACAGATGCGACTATTACTTGGATGAAATCCAAAGAAAGCCTGGCAGGCTGGAGGTTGCCAGCCAAAGCGTAAAAAAATATAATCAGGCTTTGTGGTACGCCAAAGGGGGAAGCGACGATTTAGCCGTGCTTCAGCTGGCGGCAGTAGTGGAGGACAAGCCTAATTTTGTGAAGGCACATTTGCTTTTAGCAGTGCTTTATATGGCCCATGAGGACTACACAAAAGCCGGGAAGTCCTTATATAAGGTGCTCCAGATTGATAAAAACAATCCAAAAGCCCAGTGGTATATGTCTATTGTAAAGACCAATACAGGCCGGGCGGAGATTGAGAAGCGTAAGCTGCACAATGCTTTTTCCCACAAGCAGATGCAGGATGACGATGTAATTCTCCCTCCTACTTACAAGGAGAATACCGGGACTCAGATGGTAATTAATATTGTCATAGGTCTGGTACTAGGAGTGGCTGCATTTACATTTTTAGTGCTGCCTGCCAGGACAAAGGCCTTAAATGTGGCCCACAATAAAGAAATTCAGGAATACAGCGAGATGTTAAACAGCAAAAATTTAGAGGTGGACAAGCTGACAAGGGAGCTTTCTGACGCTACAGAGGCAAAGCAGTCTGCGGAAACCTCCTTAGAAGCCATGGCCGACGAAAGCGGAGGTGTTTTAAACCAGTACAGTATGCTGGCCCAGGTGCTTCAGGCCTACAGAAACGACGATTTTAACACAGCTGTACAGATTTACGCCAACATGGACTCCAGCCAGATTACAGATGAACCTCTTCAGCCTATTATTGCAGAAATCCAGGGGGATATGGCATCAGAGGGATATCAGGTACTGGCTGATTTAGGAGATCAGGCGGCGGCAGCCGGCAATAATCAGGCGGCCTTAGATTTTTACGCCAAAAGTCTGAGAATAAAAGGAGATAATCCTGAAGTAATATTTAATCAGGCTATGGTGTACAAAAACATGAATGATACTGACACGGCAAACCAGCTGTTTGGAGAAGTGATTATGAATTATTCCGATTCGGACCTGGCGGAAAGAGCCAAGACAGAGCGGGGATATTAA